A part of Variovorax sp. HW608 genomic DNA contains:
- a CDS encoding AraC family transcriptional regulator encodes MSQDTLSDVLRGVRLRGAVFFSVSGSSDWAAEAPPARDLAPMLMRGVDHVIEYHAVARGNCWAGIPGGPSAHLLAGDVVMFPHGDAHVVSSAPGMRGDAGLGWFPGMDGVGQLPLGVAYNGASVTHSASPEWLPHVEADADVTIVCGFLGCDLQPFNPLIDALPRLLHLRASGEGAWIAQFTQQAVAESHARRPGGEAMLARMSEMMFVDAVRRYADSLPTESAGWLAGLRDRFVGRALALMHEQPSQDWTIDELGRQVGLSRSALHDRFAHLVGIPPIQYLAQWRMQAAARLLLETRSTVAAIALDVGYESEAAFARAFKRLVGKPPGEWRRDHDAADAA; translated from the coding sequence ATGAGCCAAGACACGCTCTCGGACGTGCTGCGCGGCGTGCGTCTTCGCGGCGCTGTGTTCTTCAGCGTCAGCGGTAGCAGCGATTGGGCCGCGGAGGCGCCGCCCGCCCGCGATCTCGCGCCCATGCTGATGCGCGGCGTCGATCACGTGATCGAATACCACGCCGTCGCCAGGGGCAATTGCTGGGCCGGCATCCCCGGCGGACCTTCGGCGCATCTTCTGGCCGGCGACGTCGTCATGTTTCCGCACGGCGATGCCCACGTGGTGTCGAGTGCGCCTGGCATGCGCGGCGATGCGGGGCTGGGCTGGTTCCCGGGCATGGACGGCGTCGGCCAGCTTCCGCTGGGCGTGGCCTACAACGGCGCCAGCGTCACGCATTCGGCGTCGCCGGAATGGCTGCCGCATGTCGAAGCCGACGCCGACGTGACCATCGTCTGCGGCTTCCTGGGTTGCGACCTGCAGCCTTTCAACCCGCTGATCGATGCGCTGCCGCGCCTCCTGCATCTGCGTGCGAGCGGCGAGGGCGCGTGGATTGCCCAGTTCACCCAGCAGGCGGTGGCCGAGTCGCATGCCCGGCGTCCGGGCGGCGAGGCGATGCTGGCGCGCATGAGCGAGATGATGTTCGTCGACGCGGTGCGCCGCTATGCCGACAGCCTGCCCACGGAGAGCGCCGGCTGGCTGGCCGGCCTGCGCGACCGCTTCGTCGGCCGCGCGCTGGCGCTGATGCACGAGCAGCCGTCTCAGGACTGGACGATCGACGAACTCGGGCGGCAGGTGGGCCTGTCACGCTCGGCGCTGCACGACCGCTTCGCGCACCTGGTAGGGATTCCGCCGATCCAGTACCTCGCGCAATGGCGGATGCAGGCGGCCGCGCGCCTGCTGCTCGAAACGCGGTCGACGGTGGCCGCGATCGCGCTCGACGTGGGCTACGAATCCGAGGCGGCCTTTGCGCGTGCCTTCAAGCGGCTGGTCGGCAAGCCGCCTGGGGAGTGGCGCCGCGACCATGATGCGGCGGACGCGGCCTGA
- a CDS encoding amidohydrolase family protein, which translates to MLDLLIHNATLPDGSRNMSVAVRDGRIVEVAQGLQAAAHEVLDANGLLLSPPFVDPHFHMDATLSYGLPRVNESGTLLEGIALWGELKPLLTADALIERALAYCDWAVAKGLLAIRSHVDTSDPSLLAVDALLEVKRRVAPYLDLQLVAFPQDGVLRTRGGALNLKRALDKGVDVVGGIPHFERTMADGAASVKLLCEIAAERGKLVDMHCDESDDPHSRHIETLACEAQRLGLQGRTTGSHCTSMHSMDNYYVSKLLPLIAESGVSVIANPLINITLQGRHDTYPKRRGMTRVPELMAAGVNVAFGHDCVMDPWYGMGSGDMLEVAHMGLHVAQMTSQRGIRQCFDAITSNAAKVLHLDGYGLAAGCDASFVLLQARDPVEAIRLRATRLKVYRKGKLMAETPAATAALHVPGRAASTTWMIPRA; encoded by the coding sequence ATGCTCGACCTCCTGATCCACAACGCCACCCTGCCCGACGGCTCTCGCAACATGTCGGTGGCTGTACGCGACGGCCGCATCGTCGAAGTCGCGCAGGGTCTTCAGGCGGCGGCCCACGAGGTGCTCGATGCCAATGGCCTGCTGCTGAGTCCGCCTTTCGTCGACCCGCACTTCCACATGGACGCCACGCTGAGCTACGGCCTGCCGCGCGTCAACGAGAGCGGCACGCTGCTCGAAGGCATCGCGCTGTGGGGCGAGCTCAAGCCGCTGCTGACGGCCGATGCGTTGATCGAACGCGCCCTGGCCTACTGCGACTGGGCGGTCGCCAAGGGCCTGCTCGCGATCCGCAGCCATGTGGACACCAGCGACCCGAGCCTGCTCGCGGTCGATGCGCTGCTCGAAGTCAAGCGCCGCGTGGCGCCTTATCTCGACCTCCAACTCGTCGCCTTTCCGCAGGACGGCGTGCTGCGCACCCGAGGCGGCGCCCTAAACCTGAAGCGGGCACTCGACAAGGGCGTGGACGTGGTCGGCGGCATCCCGCATTTCGAGCGCACCATGGCCGACGGCGCCGCGAGCGTGAAGCTGCTGTGCGAGATCGCCGCCGAGCGCGGCAAGCTCGTCGACATGCACTGCGACGAGTCGGACGACCCTCACTCGCGCCACATCGAGACGCTGGCCTGCGAAGCGCAGCGCCTTGGGCTGCAGGGCCGCACGACCGGCTCGCACTGCACTTCGATGCACTCGATGGACAACTACTACGTGAGCAAGCTGCTGCCGCTGATCGCGGAAAGCGGCGTCAGCGTGATCGCGAATCCGCTGATCAACATCACGCTGCAAGGCCGGCACGACACCTATCCCAAGCGCCGCGGCATGACGCGCGTGCCGGAACTGATGGCCGCCGGCGTCAACGTCGCCTTCGGCCACGATTGTGTGATGGACCCGTGGTATGGCATGGGTTCGGGCGACATGCTCGAAGTCGCGCACATGGGCCTGCACGTCGCGCAGATGACCAGCCAGCGCGGCATCCGCCAGTGCTTCGACGCGATCACCAGCAACGCGGCGAAGGTGCTGCACCTCGACGGCTACGGGCTCGCGGCCGGCTGCGACGCGAGCTTCGTGCTGCTGCAGGCGCGCGATCCGGTGGAGGCGATCCGCCTGCGCGCGACGCGCCTCAAGGTATATCGGAAGGGCAAGCTCATGGCCGAGACGCCGGCCGCCACCGCGGCGCTGCATGTGCCGGGGCGCGCCGCGTCGACGACCTGGATGATTCCGCGCGCCTGA
- a CDS encoding DUF411 domain-containing protein, whose translation MNRPPITRRTMLAAALGLTLAPAFAQGAAGRTPVEVWKDPSCGCCQDWVAHLEASGFAVKVHETGNDAARSRLGIDRRFGSCHTAQIGGYALEGHVPAQEIRRLLKERPAAIGLAVPGMPIGSPGMDGPVYGGRKDAFDVLLLTRNGGSKVFQHYAGAKA comes from the coding sequence ATGAACCGACCCCCCATCACCCGCAGGACCATGCTGGCAGCCGCGCTGGGCCTGACCCTCGCTCCTGCATTCGCACAGGGCGCCGCCGGCCGGACGCCGGTGGAGGTCTGGAAGGACCCGAGCTGCGGATGCTGCCAAGACTGGGTGGCGCATCTCGAAGCCAGCGGATTCGCCGTCAAGGTGCACGAAACGGGCAACGACGCGGCGCGCAGCCGCCTCGGCATCGACCGCCGGTTCGGCTCCTGCCACACAGCGCAGATCGGCGGATACGCGCTCGAGGGCCACGTGCCGGCGCAGGAGATCAGGCGGCTGCTCAAGGAGCGGCCCGCCGCGATCGGGCTGGCCGTGCCGGGCATGCCGATCGGTTCGCCCGGCATGGACGGCCCCGTCTACGGCGGCCGCAAGGATGCCTTCGACGTCCTGCTGCTCACGCGCAACGGCGGCTCGAAGGTATTCCAGCACTACGCAGGCGCGAAGGCGTAA
- the upp gene encoding uracil phosphoribosyltransferase, protein MSNVHLLDHPLVQHKLTLMRRKEASTNSFRRLLNEISMLMAYEVTRDMPMQDIEIETPLETMHAKVIDGKKVVLVSILRAGTGILDGMLSIIPGARVGHIGLYRDPKTLTAVEYYFKMPSEMEERDAIVVDPMLATGNSAVAAVERLKELNPKSIKFVCLLTCPEGIKTMQEAHPDVPIYTAAIDRELNSHGYILPGLGDAGDRIFGTK, encoded by the coding sequence ATGAGCAACGTCCACCTCCTCGACCATCCCCTCGTCCAGCACAAGCTCACGCTCATGCGCCGCAAGGAGGCCAGCACCAACAGCTTCCGCCGCCTGCTCAATGAAATCAGCATGCTGATGGCCTACGAGGTCACGCGCGACATGCCGATGCAGGACATCGAGATCGAGACCCCGCTGGAGACCATGCACGCCAAGGTCATCGACGGCAAGAAGGTGGTGCTGGTGTCGATCCTGCGCGCCGGCACCGGCATCCTCGACGGCATGCTGAGCATCATCCCCGGCGCGCGCGTCGGCCACATCGGCCTGTACCGCGACCCGAAGACGCTGACAGCAGTGGAGTACTACTTCAAGATGCCGAGCGAAATGGAAGAGCGCGATGCGATCGTGGTCGACCCGATGCTGGCGACCGGCAATTCGGCGGTGGCGGCGGTGGAGCGCCTCAAGGAGCTCAACCCGAAGTCGATCAAGTTCGTCTGCCTGCTGACCTGCCCCGAGGGCATCAAGACGATGCAGGAGGCGCATCCCGATGTGCCGATCTACACCGCCGCGATCGACCGCGAGCTCAACAGCCATGGGTACATCCTGCCCGGCCTGGGGGATGCCGGCGACCGGATCTTCGGCACGAAGTGA